One Fusarium falciforme chromosome 1, complete sequence genomic window carries:
- a CDS encoding HET domain-containing protein, which translates to METAVPLLYRRLDPSTSEIRLLEVPSDGSEDWGLITVSLDENPKYFALSYVWGEKKGLEKIILQGQDVEVTPNLASALSRIRSGNIGRTSTPIKYLWVDAICINQEDNEERSKQVQFMHHIFICAEAVYAWVGQKDYSLAFQTIKTLADEAARHYPSGPLPEDRDEQDIYGIFEMPPFKLEWLQRYPSLCDETSDAKFPFKNDAWNSVMDLFLDQYWKRVWIYQEVVLARQLRLFSLGGTTLTRQDLFMFAQSYTALELESKVDKGEVQRPEFLCQTVWDGLIRFPPHHGIDAIRNARYTTANNDAVKAMRGSWAKDLVYPSWKESIAAARLVATDPRDYIYGLLAISKISMKPDYTKSVTEVYTEFVKCWIEASLEPRGKQIILLEQSPILPLGFLSLAGVGYFGSSDDFPSWAPNFPQNALQDSTRILHLPAFRSLFQEDPSRYPHLDRNTGSLVVLGAEIEPVSHVSGFIGQGTLAEETFKIGKYFRYYSSRHPHYISGITSWQAIARLLFKKDSATVTRAMVCTLLALGTMASTYGKAHEPDNLGGWDSSDSFLFPNGWETQLYRWAFPDTDLTQLGLSENPLADKESQVEEISQYAALMCGKMVNRSIFETKRGYLGRGPLDVREGDLLCVLKDYDQPVLLRKLGDHYTFVGTVFVVDLDPEKSIQDSPSGLEWLKLR; encoded by the coding sequence ATGGAGACAGCAGTCCCCCTTCTCTACAGACGTCTCGATCCGAGCACCTCCGAGATTCGGCTCTTGGAGGTTCCCTCAGATGGCTCCGAGGACTGGGGACTCATCACAGTCTCGCTTGACGAAAACCCGAAATACTTTGCGCTCTCGTACGTCTGGGGCGAGAAGAAAGGTCTCGAGAAGATTATCCTCCAGGGTCAAGACGTAGAGGTCACTCCAAACCTGGCCTCTGCCTTGTCTCGCATCCGGAGTGGGAACATTGGAAGAACTTCCACTCCCATTAAATATCTATGGGTAGATGCCATCTGCATCAACCAGGAAGACAACGAGGAGCGTTCGAAACAAGTCCAGTTCATGCACCACATATTCATATGCGCTGAAGCTGTCTACGCATGGGTTGGCCAGAAAGATTACTCGTTGGCGTTTCAAACCATCAAGACACTCGCCGACGAGGCGGCTCGGCATTATCCGAGTGGCCCCCTCCCTGAAGACCGTGATGAACAGGACATATACGGTATCTTCGAAATGCCCCCATTCAAGCTCGAGTGGCTTCAACGATACCCCAGTCTTTGTGATGAGACATCGGACGCCAAGTTTCCCTTCAAAAATGATGCATGGAACTCCGTCATGGATCTCTTTCTGGACCAATACTGGAAGCGAGTATGGATCTACCAAGAAGTCGTGCTTGCTCGTCAACTCCGTCTATTCAGCTTAGGTGGCACGACTCTAACTCGGCAAGACCTTTTTATGTTTGCACAAAGTTATACAGCACTTGAGCTCGAGTCCAAAGTTGATAAGGGTGAGGTGCAAAGGCCGGAATTTCTTTGCCAAACCGTCTGGGATGGTCTTATTCGGTTTCCGCCCCATCATGGCATCGACGCAATCCGTAATGCCAGGTACACCACAGCAAACAACGATGCCGTGAAAGCAATGAGAGGATCTTGGGCAAAAGACCTTGTTTACCCCAGTTGGAAGGAATCAATCGCTGCGGCACGGCTCGTCGCCACAGATCCAAGGGACTACATCTATGGGCTTCTGGCAATCTCTAAAATCTCTATGAAGCCAGACTACACCAAAAGCGTCACTGAAGTGTATACCGAGTTCGTCAAGTGCTGGATAGAGGCTTCCTTGGAACCTAGGGGCAAGCAAATTATCCTACTTGAACAGTCGCCGATCCTACCCCTCGGCTTCCTGTCGCTCGCGGGTGTTGGGTATTTTGGATCCTCGGACGACTTTCCAAGCTGGGCACCAAATTTCCCCCAGAATGCTCTACAGGACTCAACAAGGATCTTGCACCTTCCGGCCTTCCGGAGTCTATTTCAAGAGGATCCAAGCAGATATCCACATCTAGACAGAAACACTGGAAGCCTTGTCGTTTTGGGAGCTGAGATCGAACCAGTTTCCCACGTTTCCGGTTTCATCGGCCAAGGTACTCTTGCCGAGGAAACCTTTAAGATTGGAAAATATTTTCGCTACTACTCATCCCGGCATCCACACTACATCTCCGGCATCACATCCTGGCAAGCTATTGCTCGCCTACTCTTCAAGAAGGATTCAGCAACTGTAACAAGAGCCATGGTCTGTACACTTCTTGCACTAGGTACCATGGCAAGTACTTACGGGAAAGCTCACGAACCTGACAACTTGGGCGGCTGGGATTCCTCAGACTCTTTCCTTTTTCCCAACGGTTGGGAGACCCAGCTTTACCGGTGGGCCTTCCCAGACACAGATCTAACACAACTAGGGCTCAGTGAGAATCCACTCGCAGATAAAGAGTCTCAGGTAGAAGAAATTAGTCAATATGCAGCGCTCATGTGTGGGAAGATGGTGAATCGTTCAATTTTCGAGACTAAGAGGGGATACCTTGGACGAGGACCTCTGGATGTACGGGAAGGCGACCTACTCTGCGTGCTCAAGGACTACGACCAACCTGTGTTACTCCGCAAACTGGGGGATCACTATACCTTTGTGGGAACCGtgtttgttgttgatctGGACCCGGAAAAATCGATACAGGATAGCCCATCCGGTCTGGAATGGCTTAAGCTGCGATAG
- a CDS encoding MFS domain-containing protein, translating to MASKKLYNWYCAMVAALCMVLYGYDASVFNSLQGSDNWFEWVDMDPVEDTYMLGLINTSYTIGAIISGFFMGGPLADYMGRRWGMFIGCFITIIATFMQTFTPHHQIGVFIAGRVLIGIGQGLALTAAPVYIGEVAPANIRGKVMTIWQMNYSVGSFIAYWINYACSNNRESMGQWDWKMVVIFQILVPAIVCVSVLWIPETPRWHIQKNGNVEAARAALARIRETEQEVEEELLAIRGAIEYEKEAIRGVSYSALFRDPSVRKRIILAFLLNIGQQLSGQGTLNSYSTTIYKNVWSDKKKINLINALNATFGIIFTLNAMWTSDRYGRRWLLMVGAVGMGVCMLIVAVVGLETPTYEGNVKSESVGIAIVFLFFLFAFFYKPSWGATVWMWTAEVFSMNIRAQAVGMCSQMQNVANTIFQQFFPTFFRREGLKCLFFFMAINFCLAAYVYFFIPETKQVPLEEIDTLFGGASHAAKGGDMLEEKAAVESTAQPSGVEVENTSQAKQANTKEQTV from the exons ATGGCTTCGAAAAAGCTGTACAACTG GTATTGTGCCATGGTGGCGGCACTTTGCATGGTGCTCTACG GGTACGATGCTTCAGTTTTCAACTCTCTCCAGGGCTCAGATAACTGGTTTGAGTGGGTTGACATGGACCCGGTGGAGGATACTTATATGCTTGGGTTAA TCAACACAAGCTACACAATCGGAGCCATCATCTCTGGCTTCTTCATGGGCGGTCCCCTCGCCGACTACATGGGCCGTCGCTGGGGCATGTTCATCGGCTGCTTTATCACCATAATAGCGACTTTTATGCAGACCTTTACTCCACACCACCAGATTGGAGTCTTTATCGCCGGCCGTGTCCTCATTGGCATCGGTCAGGGTCTCGCTCTCACTGCGGCGCCTGTCTACATCGGAGAAGTCGCTCCGGCCAACATTCGAGGAAAGGTCATGACGATCTGGCAGATGAACTACTCGGTTGGGTCCTTCATCGCTTACTGGATCAACTATGCGTGTTCCAACAACCGTGAGAGTATGGGCCAGTGGGATTGGAAGATGGTTGTTATTTTCCAGATTCTCGTCCCTGCCATCGTCTGCGTTTCTGTCCTCTGGATTCCTGAGACTCCTCGATGGCATATCCAGAAGAATGGCAACGTGGAGGCTGCTAGAGCTGCACTTGCAAGAATTCGAGAGACTGAGcaagaggttgaggaggagctgctcgCTATCCGTGGTGCTATCGAGtacgagaaggaggccaTCAGGGGAGTCTCTTATTCTGCCCTCTTCCGGGATCCCTCAGTCCGAAAGCGAATCATCCTCGCCTTTCTCCTCAACATTGGTCAGCAACTGTCTGGACAAGGCACTCTCAACTCGTACTCTACGACCATTTACAAGAACGTCTGGtcagacaagaagaagatcaaccTCATTAACGCCCTCAACGCCACCTTTGGAATCATCTTCACCCTCAACGCTATGTGGACTTCTGACCGCTACGGCCGTCGCTGGCTGCTCATGGTCGGAGCCGTCGGAATGGGTGTCTGCATGCTCATCGTCGCGGTTGTCGGTTTGGAGACGCCGACGTATGAAGGCAACGTCAAGTCCGAGTCGGTTGGCATTGCCATCGTCTTCCTattcttcctctttgccttcttctaCAAGCCCTCTTGGGGAGCCACAGTTTGGATGTGGACCGCAGAGGTGTTTTCCATGAACATCCGTGCTCAAGCTGTGGGCATGTGTTCTCAGATGCAAAACGTGGCCAACACCATCTTCCAGCAGTTCTTCCCTACATTTTTCAGGCGAGAGGGCCTCAAgtgcctcttcttcttcatggccATCAACTTCTGCCTTGCGGCTTACGTCTATTTCTTTATCCCCGAGACGAAGCAGGTCCCTCTGGAGGAGATCGATACTCTGTTTGGTGGTGCTTCTCATGCTGCCAAGGGTGGCGATATGCTGGAGGAAAAGGCTGCTGTTGAAAGCACGGCTCAGCCATCGggtgtcgaggttgagaacACTTCTCAGGCAAAGCAggccaacaccaaggaaCAGACCGTCTAA
- a CDS encoding FAD-binding-3 domain-containing protein translates to MAPTKDFNIAVVGGGIAGLTLAIALHHRGIPVKLYERASRFEEIGAGVSFTPNAVRAMEFCHPGVHEAFEKVCTRNSWPSKQKVWFDFVDGTKDEGAGFTINSSLGQNGVHRAHYLDELAKLFPADQAVFGKCLDSITESDGKVTMSFADGTTASADAVIGCDGIKSRVRQLVVGLDHPSAHPTYSYKYAYRGMVPMEKAVEAVGEEKARNATIHMGKGGHVLTFPVDHGRKLNIVAFRTSPTDWEDYSRTTSVASRQDALKDFAGYGSAVTGLLSLTEEQLKVWAIFDLGDHPAPTFHKGRVCIAGDAAHATSPHHGAGAGFCIEDSAFLAELLSNVDSSRDLPSVFETFDECRRERSQWLVQSSRWIGDCYEWLADGIGSDMAKIESEINERNGIIANFDLEGEVAQAKVDLQKRLDHCYKL, encoded by the exons ATTGGTGCTGGTGTATCATTCACGCCAAATGCAGTCCGGGCTATGGAGTTCTGCCACCCCGGCGTGCACGAGGCTTTCGAGAAGGTCTGCACCCGCAACAGCTGGCCGTCAAAGCAGAAAGTCTGGTTCGACTTTGTCGATGGCACCAAGGATGAAGGCGCCGGATTTACCATCAACAGCAGTCTGGGGCAGAATGGCGTCCACAGGGCTCATTATCTCGACGAGTTGGCCAAGCTATTCCCAGCAGACCAAGCTGTGTTTGGCAAATGCTTAGACAGTATCACTGAGAGCGATGGAAAGGTGACAATGTCATTCGCAGACGGGACAACCGCCTCTGCTGATGCCGTTATTGGCTGTGATGGAATCAAGTCTCGTGTACGACAATTAGTCGTCGGCCTTGATCACCCTTCAGCACACCCAACATACTCTTACAAGTACGCTTACCGAGGCATGGTGCCTATGGAAAAGGCAGTTGAAGCCGTCGGAGAGGAAAAGGCACGCAATGCCACAATCCAC ATGGGCAAAGGTGGTCATGTCCTCACATTTCCTGTCGACCATGGCCGAAAGCTCAACATCGTAGCCTTTCGCACATCCCCAACAGACTGGGAGGACTACAGCAGAACAACCAGTGTTGCCAGCCGCCAAGATGCTCTGAAGGACTTTGCCGGCTACGGGTCAGCAGTCACTGGGCTACTAAGCTTGACTGAAGAACAGCTCAAAGTG TGGGCTATCTTTGACCTCGGTGATCACCCAGCCCCAACCTTTCACAAGGGTCGAGTTTGCATCGCCGGAGACGCCGCCCACGCAACATCACCCCATCACGGCGCCGGAGCAGGATTCTGCATCGAAGACAGCGCATTCCTGGCCGAGCTACTCTCCAACGTCGACAGCTCCCGAGATCTTCCCTCCGTGTTCGAAACATTCGACGAGTGTCGCAGGGAACGGTCCCAGTGGCTTGTGCAGAGCAGCAGATGGATCGGAGACTGCTATGAGTGGCTGGCAGATGGCATTGGTAGCGACATGGCCAAAATCGAGAGTGAGATTAACGAGAGAAATGGTATTATTGCGAATTTTGACCTTGAAGGGGAGGTTGCACAAGCCAAAGTGGATCTTCAAAAGAGGTTGGATCATTGTTACAAGCTATGA